In Verrucomicrobiia bacterium, a single genomic region encodes these proteins:
- a CDS encoding aspartate aminotransferase family protein, giving the protein MTRKAKMVLDLLRAYESRNITFIESDGSWPIVWERAKGAHVWDARGRKYLDLTAAFGVAAAGHANPRVVKAGRAQMGKLLHAMGDAHPHALKARLARELSRITFERWSQDPARRTAGRAKNEATPGTPSAAPGATSGKTIFCNSGFEAVEAALKTALLATGKPGVIAFTGAYHGLGYGALNATHREHFRSPFKTQLREFGFFVPFPRAQDANPGFDAIESQIEQLFRRNQIGAFLVEPVQVRGGVNIPPPEFLPMLRRLCDRHRALLILDEIYTGFGRTGKWFACEHTGAIPDLVCLGKALTGGFPLSACVGRADLMDAAWPASSGEAIHTSTFLGHPVGCAMALAQIQEIQQRRLATRAARLGKVLLSRLSAIKSPSSEMHFAARGLGLLAGLELAHPDGRPATGPALSALKAMLERGFILLPEGEHANVLSFTPPLIISEQQLDAALTALTDVLANPSDLM; this is encoded by the coding sequence ATGACTCGAAAAGCCAAAATGGTGCTGGACCTGCTTCGGGCTTATGAATCGCGCAACATCACGTTCATCGAGTCCGACGGTTCCTGGCCGATTGTTTGGGAGCGGGCCAAGGGCGCGCACGTTTGGGACGCCCGCGGCAGGAAGTATCTGGATTTGACCGCGGCCTTCGGAGTGGCCGCCGCCGGGCACGCGAACCCGCGGGTGGTTAAAGCCGGGCGCGCGCAGATGGGTAAACTGTTGCACGCAATGGGAGATGCGCATCCCCATGCCCTCAAAGCCCGGCTCGCCCGCGAGTTGAGCCGCATCACGTTCGAGCGGTGGTCGCAGGATCCCGCGCGCAGGACAGCGGGAAGAGCTAAGAACGAAGCTACCCCCGGCACACCATCAGCCGCGCCCGGAGCCACTTCAGGCAAGACCATTTTCTGCAACTCGGGTTTTGAAGCCGTCGAGGCTGCCCTCAAGACGGCGTTGCTGGCGACCGGCAAGCCCGGCGTAATCGCCTTCACGGGCGCCTATCATGGGTTGGGTTATGGCGCCTTGAATGCCACGCATCGCGAGCATTTTCGCTCCCCCTTCAAGACCCAGCTCCGTGAGTTCGGTTTCTTTGTTCCTTTTCCCCGCGCGCAGGATGCCAATCCCGGCTTCGACGCTATCGAATCACAGATCGAACAATTATTCCGCCGCAATCAAATCGGCGCGTTCCTGGTCGAACCCGTCCAGGTCCGTGGCGGGGTGAATATTCCGCCGCCGGAATTTCTCCCGATGCTGCGGCGGCTTTGTGACAGGCATCGAGCGCTGCTGATCCTGGATGAGATTTACACTGGGTTTGGCCGGACGGGGAAGTGGTTTGCTTGCGAACATACCGGCGCGATTCCGGACCTGGTCTGCCTCGGCAAGGCCCTGACCGGCGGCTTCCCGCTTTCGGCTTGTGTCGGGCGCGCCGATTTGATGGATGCCGCGTGGCCGGCATCGAGCGGCGAGGCCATCCACACCAGCACCTTTCTGGGCCATCCCGTCGGCTGCGCGATGGCGCTGGCGCAGATTCAGGAAATCCAGCAGCGCCGCCTGGCAACGCGCGCGGCCAGGTTGGGCAAGGTATTGCTCTCGCGGCTCTCGGCGATTAAGTCCCCCTCGTCAGAAATGCATTTCGCCGCTCGCGGACTCGGCTTGCTGGCCGGCTTGGAATTGGCCCATCCCGATGGGCGTCCTGCGACCGGGCCCGCATTGAGTGCGCTCAAAGCGATGCTCGAGCGCGGTTTCATTTTGCTCCCCGAGGGCGAGCATGCCAACGTGCTCAGCTTTACGCCTCCGCTCATCATCTCGGAACAACAACTCGATGCCGCTTTGACCGCTCTGACGGATGTCCTGGCCAATCCAAGCGATCTCATGTGA